One Diospyros lotus cultivar Yz01 chromosome 1, ASM1463336v1, whole genome shotgun sequence genomic window carries:
- the LOC127788559 gene encoding probable F-box protein At2g36090 gives MKFESLPTVEDGGHTSIADVHPDIIRTHILARLDGPTLASATCASAQLHSLSSCDDLWRHLCHRNWPSTARPLIRHLISRFPAAHRGFYSDSFPTLHYRSRCRPVNSNPLRLPPAPRLVSAVDVHYRNKLILSKVEETDTVTGWFLCSPFRIDVLDQKEKVPAPVKFHGGHDTFQSDLEESLTLSWIIFDPAQNRAANFSSPRPVSVNRHWLSGDIQVRFATVLAGQQAGEPVSCTAVVTCGGREGGELQVKEVSFQVEDMEGKNLSGRESLVILQEAMELGERRREKKGEEREIHAEFLKMKKERIERKQRREKRLDMVCMATGVTIFLAWALHLLRRYS, from the coding sequence ATGAAGTTTGAATCTTTGCCCACCGTGGAAGACGGTGGCCACACATCAATCGCCGACGTCCATCCCGATATAATCCGAACCCACATCCTGGCCAGGCTCGACGGCCCCACGCTTGCCTCCGCCACCTGCGCCTCCGCCCAACTCCACTCCCTCTCTTCCTGCGACGACCTCTGGCGCCATCTCTGCCACCGGAATTGGCCCTCCACCGCCCGCCCACTCATCCGCCACCTCATCTCCCGCTTCCCGGCAGCCCACCGCGGCTTCTACTCCGACTCCTTCCCCACCCTCCACTACCGCAGCCGCTGCCGTCCAGTCAACTCCAACCCCCTCCGTCTCCCGCCGGCTCCCCGCCTCGTATCCGCCGTCGACGTCCACTACCGGAACAAGCTTATCCTCTCCAAAGTCGAGGAAACCGACACCGTGACCGGGTGGTTCCTCTGCTCGCCCTTCCGAATCGACGTTCTCGACCAGAAGGAGAAAGTCCCCGCGCCGGTGAAATTCCACGGCGGCCACGACACGTTCCAGTCAGACCTGGAAGAAAGCCTGACCCTCAGCTGGATCATCTTTGACCCGGCCCAGAACCGGGCGGCCAACTTCTCCAGCCCGAGGCCGGTCTCCGTGAACCGCCACTGGCTCTCCGGCGACATACAGGTCCGGTTCGCCACCGTCCTGGCAGGCCAGCAGGCCGGCGAGCCGGTGAGCTGCACGGCGGTGGTCACCTGCGGGGGGAGGGAAGGCGGGGAGCTGCAGGTGAAGGAGGTGAGCTTCCAGGTGGAGGACATGGAGGGGAAGAACCTGAGTGGGAGAGAGAGTCTGGTGATTTTGCAGGAAGCCATGGAATTGGGagagaggaggagagagaagaagggggaggagagagagatacaCGCAGAGTtcttgaagatgaagaaagagagaatcgAGAGAAAgcagaggagagagaagaggcTGGACATGGTTTGCATGGCCACCGGCGTCACCATTTTCCTGGCTTGGGCCCTTCATCTGCTCAGAAGATACAGTTGA